TAGGTTTACCGGCAATGCGGCAACTACCTGCGCAGCTATCTTAATGGCGCTTTCCATTTTACCTTTGGCAAAACCAGGGTGCGAGCTTACACCATTAACAATAAGTGTTGCTCCATCGGCGCTAAAAGTTTCGTTTTCCATATTGCCGGCGCTTTCGCCATCAATGGTATAGCCAGCAAAAGCCCCTAGCTTCTGAATATCTACCTTGTCGACCCCGCGACCGATCTCTTCATCTGGTGTAAATAGAATTCTAATCTTCCCATGCTTAATCTCGGGCGTGGTCATTAGCAACCGGCAGGCATCCATAATTTCGGCTACACCGGCTTTATTGTCTGCGCCCAGCAGTGTGGTGCCGCTGGCAGTAATAATATCGTTGCCTAGCTGGTTTTTCAGGTCCGGATGTTCGGCCATACGTAACACCTGCGAGGTATCATCTGGCAAAACAAGATCCTGTCCTTGATAATTGTGATGTATAATGGGTTTTACGCCCTCGCCGCTACAATCTGGCGCGGTGTCCATGTGCGAGCAGAAACAAATAACCGGCACATCTTTGTTTGTATTTGATGGGATAGTGGCATAAACATACCCATACTCATCAAGGTGGGCATCCGCAACACCCATTTCCAGCAGTTCCGCAACCAGCAACCGGCCTAAATCTTTCTGTTTTTCGGTAGATGGACAGGTTGGCGATGATGGGTCTGATTGGGTATCTATAGTAACATAGCGCACAAAGCGCTCCTCGGCTTTAAAAGCTAAATTATTTATATTCATCATAAACAGTTAGAAGTTTAAAGATGTTATTTTATTTTTGATAATGTTTATTGCCAGCCTTTTTGGCCTTAATAAAATTACTTTGAAAAAACTCGTACTTCTACTCTCCTTACTTTGCTGCTCAGTAATTGTAAAAGCACAATATAACTATGCAGATTGGAGCGTGGGTTTCCACGTCAACTCTGTAAAAGGATACACAGACGTTTCTCAAAACGCTAACACTTACTCTGCAAGCGCCCAACTGTATTATAACTTTACTCCATACATACCTCTTGCACTTGATTTGCAGGTGGGTAAACTAAGCGGTGGTAATGACATTACCGACCTCTATCACCGTTATTTTACCAATAACTTTACCACCCTTTCTGTACATGGAGATCTGCAATTGGGCGAAATTGTTGATTATCAAAACAGCTTTATACTAGGGGCACTGCGCGGGTTTTACCTTGGCGCTGGTTTTGGCTTGGTTAGAAACAATATTACATCTATACGCCGGTTTGATAAAGAAAATCCTACCTACAGATTTCCGGGCGAGGATCAAAGTATCAATACCATGTTATCTGTCCGCATGGGATACGAGGTTAAAATATTTAATGAACTTGACGAGCCGTTTATGGCCGTTGATTTGGGCTATATCCACAACATTACCTTTGGTGAAGGGTTGGACGGCTATACCGATCCGCCTACCAAATTCAAGAACAATGCACCAGATCAGTTCAGGCAAATTACCGTTGGC
This region of Mucilaginibacter yixingensis genomic DNA includes:
- a CDS encoding outer membrane beta-barrel protein, whose amino-acid sequence is MKKLVLLLSLLCCSVIVKAQYNYADWSVGFHVNSVKGYTDVSQNANTYSASAQLYYNFTPYIPLALDLQVGKLSGGNDITDLYHRYFTNNFTTLSVHGDLQLGEIVDYQNSFILGALRGFYLGAGFGLVRNNITSIRRFDKENPTYRFPGEDQSINTMLSVRMGYEVKIFNELDEPFMAVDLGYIHNITFGEGLDGYTDPPTKFKNNAPDQFRQITVGVKFFFGNPSSYVKPITAQ
- the pepT gene encoding peptidase T gives rise to the protein MMNINNLAFKAEERFVRYVTIDTQSDPSSPTCPSTEKQKDLGRLLVAELLEMGVADAHLDEYGYVYATIPSNTNKDVPVICFCSHMDTAPDCSGEGVKPIIHHNYQGQDLVLPDDTSQVLRMAEHPDLKNQLGNDIITASGTTLLGADNKAGVAEIMDACRLLMTTPEIKHGKIRILFTPDEEIGRGVDKVDIQKLGAFAGYTIDGESAGNMENETFSADGATLIVNGVSSHPGFAKGKMESAIKIAAQVVAALPVNLSPEGTEGMEGFVHPVGISGHVEQASVDFIIRDFDADKLMDHAGVISDIAEEVLKQYPGSSYELLIREQYRNMRQVLDEHPQIVEYGMEAIKRAGMTAQLCSIRGGTDGSRLSFMGLPCPNIFAGEHAFHGKQEWVSVQDMHKATLTILHLCAVWEERS